A part of Limihaloglobus sulfuriphilus genomic DNA contains:
- a CDS encoding tetratricopeptide repeat protein, with protein sequence MSDLNTNDKAIVLFQEAIELLSNNFYIDGISKFKEIIALDPAGDLADDAQFNIGLCYMKMNAIKQAIENFQKVIDEYPDSIIAFSEQNLEYGRTPAKAYLGLLTCYIQLGNQIKVKECLEELKDFQDSYVVITSGKEEEKILYYELAKQAIEKSK encoded by the coding sequence ATGTCTGACTTGAACACTAATGATAAAGCGATTGTTTTATTTCAAGAAGCAATAGAATTATTAAGTAACAACTTTTATATTGATGGGATATCGAAGTTCAAAGAAATAATTGCCTTGGACCCCGCAGGCGACCTAGCAGATGATGCTCAATTTAATATTGGTTTGTGCTATATGAAGATGAATGCAATTAAACAGGCAATTGAAAACTTTCAAAAAGTTATTGATGAATATCCTGACTCAATAATTGCTTTTTCTGAGCAGAACCTTGAGTACGGTCGTACTCCAGCTAAAGCATACTTGGGCCTTTTGACTTGTTATATTCAACTTGGTAACCAGATAAAGGTCAAAGAGTGCTTAGAGGAACTAAAAGATTTCCAAGATTCTTATGTAGTCATAACTAGTGGAAAAGAAGAAGAAAAAATCTTATATTATGAATTAGCAAAGCAAGCAATCGAAAAGTCAAAGTAA
- a CDS encoding SPFH domain-containing protein: MMPKLMEVLEYLDDTGNVMVARMPQEGPCEIKWGAQLTVRESQSAVFFRDGKSVGVFKRPGRYVLKTQNIPALTKFVTKFGYGPDSPFRSEVYFLNMKLFRNLKWGTSEPIIFRDPELQMIRLRSYGIFSIQIKNPIVFLNKIVGTQGVFTDAEIKDYLKNIIITRLIDILGTQVKSVFELPKVYDELSTGTKAVLEEDFEALGLFIVDFFINSISPPEEVQKIIDERTSMQVIGDMNKYIQFKTAKSLEMAANNPGGPASAGVGMGAGLGMGMMLPQIVQQSFNSQQPATNPSKSVEITESDHKSDPISKLKELKALLDSDIINKDEFESKKIELLKQI; encoded by the coding sequence ATGATGCCAAAGTTAATGGAGGTTCTTGAATATCTTGATGATACTGGAAATGTGATGGTTGCTCGTATGCCTCAAGAAGGACCCTGTGAAATTAAATGGGGAGCACAACTCACTGTAAGGGAAAGTCAAAGTGCAGTCTTTTTTAGAGATGGCAAGTCTGTGGGGGTTTTTAAAAGGCCCGGACGTTATGTATTAAAAACACAGAACATACCGGCTCTTACGAAATTTGTAACTAAATTCGGGTATGGACCTGATAGTCCTTTCCGTTCAGAAGTATATTTTCTGAATATGAAACTTTTTAGAAATCTTAAATGGGGCACTTCGGAACCGATTATTTTCCGCGACCCTGAGCTCCAAATGATTCGTCTTAGAAGCTACGGAATATTTTCAATTCAAATTAAGAATCCAATTGTTTTTTTAAACAAAATTGTTGGAACTCAAGGCGTCTTTACTGATGCTGAAATTAAAGATTACTTGAAGAATATTATAATAACACGTCTAATTGATATCTTAGGTACTCAAGTAAAGAGTGTCTTTGAATTACCCAAAGTTTATGATGAACTTAGCACAGGTACAAAAGCAGTTTTAGAAGAAGATTTCGAAGCTTTGGGATTGTTTATTGTAGATTTCTTTATCAACTCAATATCGCCACCTGAAGAAGTTCAAAAAATCATTGATGAGAGAACGAGTATGCAGGTTATTGGTGATATGAATAAGTACATTCAGTTCAAAACAGCAAAATCGTTAGAAATGGCTGCCAATAATCCAGGAGGACCAGCAAGTGCGGGTGTTGGTATGGGGGCAGGACTTGGGATGGGTATGATGCTCCCACAAATAGTTCAACAATCTTTTAACTCTCAACAGCCTGCGACTAATCCCTCGAAGTCTGTTGAGATAACGGAAAGTGATCATAAATCTGACCCCATTTCCAAACTTAAAGAACTTAAAGCTCTTTTAGATTCTGATATTATTAACAAAGATGAATTTGAATCTAAAAAGATAGAGTTATTAAAACAGATATAG